From the genome of Methanofollis sp. UBA420:
GTCGAAATGGGACGAGCACCGGGGAGCGGAGACGTACGGACAGATCACCATCTCCACAGCGACGCGTGGGACCACCCGCACCTACTCCGAGGACAGCGCAAAGGCGAAGAAGAAGGCCGGGAAAAAGGCGAAGGAAGAGGAGGAGCCGCCGAAGAAGTTGAAGTCGCACGTGATCACCGACAGCGGGATCTATCTGGACGTGGTCACCGCCGATCAGCGTTTCCTCTTCGCAGGTGTGGACGAGGACGGCACCCTCTCTTTCCACGAGACGGTGACGGACAAGAACGGCGAGACGGTCCACCCCCGGCCCCTCGACCGACACCCCGACACCGGCGACCTGGTAGAGATCGTGGGACTCCCCCGGAAGGAGGAGATGGAGGCCGCCGCCCTCCTCGCCCCGGGTGACCTCTACGATATGATCACCCGCCATCTCTACAAGTACACCGACGTGAAAGACGATGAATATCAACTGTTTGTCTACTATGCCATGATGTCTTGGGTATACCAGAAGTGCAGCACCTCCCCCTACCTGAGGTTGATCAGCGACACCGGCAAGGGGAAGAGCAGGATCGCCCGCACAGTGTCGGACTTGTGCTTCTATCCGATCACCGCCGGGGGCGCAAGCAGTCAGTCCGGGATCATGCGTACCAACGAGAAGTGGAAAGGCACCCTCAGGATCGATGAATCGGACCTTTCCGGTGGGTACCAGAATCCCATGATCAAGTTCCTGAATCTGGGGTTCGAGCGTGGGCAATACTACGTAATTAGTGACAAGAACGACCCGAAGAGACAGGAGTTCTTTGATCCTTTCGGTCCGAAGGTGATCGCCATGCGGCAGCCCTTCGGCGATACAGCCACAGAGGGTAGGTGCCTGTCGGTCACCCCGCACGAGACGCAGCGCAAAGACATCCCGGTGGATCTGGACCGCACTTATGCAGAGGAGATGCAGAAAATCCGTGCCCACATCGCCGTCTTTGTTCTCCACCACTGGAACGAGATCGACGGTGAGAGGCTGATGGACTGCACTGACATCGACGTGGAACCCCGGCTCAAGCAGATGTTGCGCCCACTCTCCATCGTGCTCCAGGTCTTCCCCGATGGCGAAGATCGTTTCCGGGGATACATGAAGACCCGGCAGGCCGAACTGAAGAAGCAGCGTTCCCTTTCGTGGGAAGGCAGCCTCTTCAACCTCGCCCTCTCCCTCGCCACAGGGGATACCACGATGATGGATGATCCGAAGTATGCACAGTTCTACGATCTCGCCGACCGTCTCCAGGTGGTCACGCCCCCCATGCTCGCCGACTCTTTCAAGGCGTCTGCAAAGTCGGTGACCTCCGCCCTTACCGGGATCGGGATGGACGTGGAGCGGAGGAGGATCGAGACCTACCCGGCCGTCCACACAAACGGGATTGATACCCGGGTGAAGGGCGAGAACAAGCAGGTGAGCCTCTACACCGTCCCCGGCCCGCAGGAGTGGAGGGAGATCACCCGGCGGTACTACTTTGATGCGGAGAACTCGGACGCCGCCGCCCCGCCATGCCCCGAAATTCTCAGAGGGCGGCACTGGGTGGCAAACGCGCAGGCGACCCTTGCAGAAGAGAAGGTGAGGGCATGAGCGCCGACACCGACGCCCCGCAGAGCGCACCCACGCCGTCACTGTGGTATGAAATGCCGGTGCGGTTTTTCGCCCGGTGTGGTCCGGGATCGGTCTCGAATAGCACCAGCCCCGACCACCCAGGGATCTATCAGAGTTACCCCCGGCGGCCGGCGGTCCTCCTCTCGCCCTTCTGCATCGCCCGGGTGCGGCGGTATTCCGGTGAGCCGGTCCCCCTCTACGATGCGGTCTTGATCGACCCCCGAACCAATGAGAGGATCGAAGTCACGAGGGCCGACGCAGGCGGGATCGCACAAGTCATCAACGCCCGGTGTGGCTACCCTCGCGCCCCCCTGAAGGCGGCGGTCTATGCCTTGATCACGGGGTTCTTCTGGAGATATGTGGACCGGCGGCGATGAGCCCATCACCTCCACACTGTTTTTTTGAAACGGCCCCATATCGGCCTGAGAGGGACCGCACCCCGCCCCATCAGAGGGCATAAGGCCGGTATCCCAAGAAAAAGGGAGATATAAGCGCCCCAGTGGAAAAATATCCTCCCCTCGCCGAACCGACGCACCCACACCGACGCACGGCGACGCAGCGACGCACCCCAAGATTGTGGTTACTCCTCCTCACCCTCAGGTTCTTCCAGGAGGACGCACTGAACCCGGCGACCCAACCACCTTTTAGGAACGAGGACACCGGCCCCGTTGCCCACCTTGATGGCCTTCTTTTCTACCTGTTCAAACCCGCCGATGGTCACAGTAAATTTCTCCATGTTATAACATTGTTATAGAAAAGTATATATCTTTCTGAGTTATAACTATGTTATAACGAGAGATGAGACAGATGATGGCAAAGGCAGGAAAGATAACCCGACTCCACAAGGCCCTGAGGATCGAACTTGAAGCCCGCGAGGGTGGCAACCTCGTGATCGGTGCGGCGGATGCCCGGAACCTGATCGACCACGGCGAAGGGGTCTCCCTCTACCAGGTCACCCGCACCACCGACGTGGACACCATCGAGCGGGTGGGGAGTGCGTACATGAGCCGCAGCGGGAAGGGGATCGCCCTCAGGATCGACGTGGGTATGCCGGTCCTCCCGACCCTCTACGCGAGCAAGGCGCAGGTGGAAGACGTGTATCGAGGCTTCAGGACGGCGGCGATGGTCAGCGCCCCCGCCGACATCTCCCCACACCCTGAGGCGAGGAAGGCCACCGACCGACCCGCCCTGAAGCGTGGCTTCGGTGATGCAGGCAACCCCCCAAGGAGGCCCGCACCCTCACCCGTGATAGTGGCGTGACCCCCCGCCCCGATGACGGCCCATGCCCAGGGCCCGAGGGGAACCGGCGAGGAGGGCGCAAAACCCGGAGTGTGAGAAATGTCTATGCCCGACTGCACCGCCCAAGCCTGAAGAACCGCCCCGGAAGGGGACCAATAGAAGGGAACGCCCTCCCCGACGATCATCATCTCTCTTTTTCGGCGACAGGACACCCGATGCCCACGGGTGATCCCTCGCCAACCCTGTGCACGGTGTGAGAGGTGTGCACGATTATAGTACACACACCCTCTTTCTAACAGTGTGGAGTAGAATAGATAGTATTTCCTGTGGAACTCCCCCTCCGGTATGGCGCGCATCGTATCGCAATTTATCGCAAACATTTTGCGTATCGCAATTTATCGCAACCCCCCACACGCAGGAGGGATTGCAAAAACACGTCGAACCCGTGGACATCAGACACCGCCGTATCGAACCGGTGCGGATCGATTCATGCGATACGATGCGCGCCACACCGCGCAATTTGGGAGATGCTGCGCGCCATGCGCGGACCATGGGGACGCCCCACATCAACGGTGTCGATCATTTTGTGATTGGGTCGGCACCAGGGACCGACCACCCACACCGTGCACGGGGTGATCCCACCCAACCCCCCCTGTGCACGGTGTGAAAGGTGTGCACGATTATAGTACACACACCCTCTTTCTAACAGTGTTGAGTAGAAATGATATCATTTCCTGTGTAAATCCTCAGGGAAGACAGGAGCGGGGAGAGGTGCGCCGACGAAGACAAAGGCCGTGGAAGCCCTCGCCCGCGCGGGAGAGGGGATCACCTGCGGTATGATGTTGTTGGACATCAGAAAAAGGGGAAACTGCACGGAGACACCCCCTTTCAGAAAAAGGGCTTTTTACCGTGCGTCTCCAAGCCCCAGGCGAGAGTTGAACTCGCGACCTGCTGATTACAAGTCAGCCGCTATGCCACTAAGCCACTGGGGCGCGGATGCACTATACGTTGATCATGCCTGATAAAAAAGATGGCGATGCCCCGACCCTCCCCTGCCCCCCTGATCAGGCACGCCTGACCTTCCCGACCCTGCGAGATGTCACGCCATAATCCCCGCAGACGGCCGTCATCTCCTCGAATGTCCCCCGGCAGTAGACACGCACCGGCACCGGCACCCCTTTTCGGAATGAGGCCATCTGCCGGTCATAGACCTTCTGGATATGCCGCAGATCGTTAGCGGCGAAGTAGTCCCGAAGGCACCTGAGAAACGCCACTTCCTGCTCGAGGTACGCCTCTTCATAGGCCCTCACCTCGCGGGCGATCTCGCGCGCCTCATCCTCCCCGATCGAGGCATAGTACTCACCGTGCTGGTTGAGTCCGCTGATCTGCCGCCAGTCCACGGTGCCGTCCTCCCCCTCCTCGCGGTGGAGCATGTAGGGGTATACCCTGCAGATGGCCATCCGGCGGTCATAGATGGTACACCGTCTCTCCTCTGAGAGAAAGACACATGTCCCGTCTTCCCGTGTCCGCAGCGCATAGCCGGAGACATAAAAAATCCCGCTCTGATCACAGAACTCGAAGTACGGCGCGGGCATCAGGACAGAAGGATCGATCGTCCTCACCTGCTCGGTGTCGCCATCGAGGAGAAACACATGGTCGTTAAGCTCCCGCGTGCAGCACCTGCCACAGCAGGTGCAGGAGAACCCAACCTCCCTGATGATGCGGACGAGGTCTGCATCAGGGTAGCCGAGGAGCGCATCGGTCTCAGCCTCGATGTCGGCGATCATCTGGCCAAATCGGTCTATCGGGGCGAGAGTTTTCTGGTGAAGGTCCATCCCTATGAGATTGCAGGCCATGGGAGATGCTCTTTACGGCCGGGGATCACGTCGGCAGAGGTGAGCCGCACGTACCTGGGCTCAGGTACATATCCCGATATGCTTGCCGGGAGACCTCGGCGCAGCCAGCGCCGCGATCTTCGGGACGCCCACGCGTGTTGGGAATATGTGGGTGCAGATGAGGCGGTTTCTCGATGCGAGCCACGGGATCGGGAAAAGAGACTCCCTCGTCGGCAAGGTAGGGCTCCCCTCCCTTTGCCGATCAGAGATCTCTCGAAGAGGTCACCGACTGCTCGCAGTACGGGAGTATCCTCGCCGGCGATACCGTCACATAGCCGGGCAAGAAAGAAAGGGCGGGCAGATGTTTTCAGAGCAGCCTAGATCGGCATGTTGCCGCGGTCGCCCTCCGACCCGCCCCCTCTCCCGAGAGAGCACTCTTGCCGCCACGAGTGGTCCGGACAGGAAATGAGACCAATTTCATCCCTGAACTCACTTTTCATGACAGGACTCCGGAAATATCCCCGTTTTTCCGGATGATTCCAGAAATAGGAGAACACCGGGACGAGAAGCCCCCAAGTCGGAGGAGGAAAGATATAAATATCGAATCTCCTATTAGAGTCCTTCACGAGAGAGCACATCGGTGCGATCCCGGGGGGGACCGAGGGACATTGACAATTTTACCAAATGACGCGTACGTACGCCCGGAATACGATCCAATAACAGCTCATATGAGTTCACCTCTGGCCGAGATCGTACGGCCGGATCTGGAAAAAAACCGTATCAGCGGGGCCAGATCTTTTGGGACGGTCATATACCGCCCCACACAAACGTCCATAACAAGGAAGTCACTTGCAGCCAT
Proteins encoded in this window:
- a CDS encoding DUF2080 family transposase-associated protein, with the translated sequence MEKFTVTIGGFEQVEKKAIKVGNGAGVLVPKRWLGRRVQCVLLEEPEGEEE
- a CDS encoding YkgJ family cysteine cluster protein encodes the protein MACNLIGMDLHQKTLAPIDRFGQMIADIEAETDALLGYPDADLVRIIREVGFSCTCCGRCCTRELNDHVFLLDGDTEQVRTIDPSVLMPAPYFEFCDQSGIFYVSGYALRTREDGTCVFLSEERRCTIYDRRMAICRVYPYMLHREEGEDGTVDWRQISGLNQHGEYYASIGEDEAREIAREVRAYEEAYLEQEVAFLRCLRDYFAANDLRHIQKVYDRQMASFRKGVPVPVRVYCRGTFEEMTAVCGDYGVTSRRVGKVRRA